AACCAACTcctttggtgttttttttttagctgatatgaatcttttttttatcgtataagtgagaggtttagcgcattaaaaccaggttcaataaaccattttctactttttaaaatgcctgtacctaatcaggaatatgacagttgtttgcCACtcgttttgtgtgttttatcatttcaatttgccatttgatttgacactttccgttttgagttctcctcggagttcagtatttctgtgtttttacttttatcatttaTCAGCGTCCGCCAtttttctgtcatatttaaaaaaaaagtttcccaTGAATTTACATGGGAAAATgcaactaaacaaaatgatcatCGGATTAtctgatttaatttaaaatttgtgtttgatgaATCAGATAGTCACCAAAAAgttgaatatacaaaaaaactcAAAGTGAAACATAACGCTTTTAAATGTTGGCACCCGTTGTAAATAGAGAACGTTTAACATTATATGAATATTCAAAGTATTAATCCTACGTCCTACTTAGTTGACACACCTATCTAACGATTCCTAATTTAATTGAActtaaatgacaattaaacCAATATAGCCTTTCTTGTTTCatcatgaaaaattaaagattgaATGAAATTTGGAATTGTAACTGATTTACAAAGGAAAAATTACAATTGGTTCAGATGAGAAGTGTTATTGTATGAGTTATTTCTCTGACATTGAACTCAGAGTAAGTGAAAgcaaaataagtaaaaactgGGCAGGAGGTGTTGATTGAGAGGGTGTTTATTGCTGTTTTTGTCGtgaataaaaacaatcaaacgTTTATTTGTCCGAAAACATTGAACAGATTAAAAGCTTATTTTACTTCTTTATGTTGCTCTTAATTGCCCAAGTACCAGGATGTTCATAAACCGAGTAAGTAACCTTTCGAAAAGATGTGAACCTAGgagtcaaaataaaattaagaattgaaatagggaatatgtcaaacagacaacaatccgaccaaaatacagaaaacagcctatggccaccaatgtgtcttcaacACAGTGAAAAATCCTGCAACTGGAGTCTATTGTCAATCAATTTCTTAGTTGTACCCCCTACATCACTTTAACTATCTTTTTTCTTATACCCTGAAAACTgcaaaagaaagacaaaaaacaaTTCCCCAAACTTGATCACAAAGACAAGATTCTGAGTACACACATATATCAATGCTTCACAAATGATAATGTTGCATTTTATCAGTGTAATGTAAAAATACAAGGTTAGTAATATAATTTATGTGGAGCTTGTTGTTCAGAATATTCTTTGATTAAAGAATCCCTATCCATTATGAAGTTAAACATACTTAATATGTCTACTGTCATCTTCTTCTAGTGTACTAGCTAAGAATACTCGAAAAGTGTTTGTTCACAACTTTGTCTGCAGGTTAAATTAAAAGACACTGCTATAAATTACTGTCTTAAAGTGACTTATTTCTAGTCTTGATTGATTTTTTATGCTGCACGTCCAATTCcaatattatatttgatatttaacatCACAAGAACAAATATGTGCAAAACAACTAACTAATTTACCTTTCAGTTAATGTTTGTCCATCACCCTTTTATACTATTAACTTTTTCCTATAAATTTCTGATGAAACTTGTAGTATATGTTCACGTTAATAAATACAGATAATTAAGAAGTTATGGTATCAGTGCCAGGATACCTCtctatcaaaatcaaaatgtatgaAACATGTGAAAAGTAAACAATCATAGGTCAAAGAACGCCGCCTTCAACATGAAGCCTTTGCTCACACTGTTAAAATTTTAGATGTCTGATAACACATGCTGCattgtgaagaaaaaatcaaatgctACTCTCAATTCACACGCTAAatggatgtaaaaaaaattacaacaatatacaaaaatgaagGATGCTCTTTCAGCAAGTACTTTTAGTAATACCAACACTTAAATTAACACACAGATAGAAAAAGAATGGTGCCTGCTTGTCTACACATGAAGTATGACTAATCTTAATAAACAATGGGTGTATTTATTATCATACGAATTTTGaggttatttttaaaaacataaattccCATTTCCTATAAATAACTAACGTAATCAGAATAACTGAAAATAACGACCAAGTTTAAAGTAAATAGCTATAACAACACTGAAATTTCTTCAGTTCATTAATGAGAAACCATGATGGTATTGAATACCTCTGAATTTAGAAcactcaaaaattaaaacatctaattaaattaaaattcacatatattgaaatattggttgaggaaaaaatgtatcaatcttatgaaataattatatatctatatctaaatatggatataatatgtaaatgttaaacGTTTAAATATAAATGCGTTTGAAACTCAGATTTATTGATCAATTTAAACAGTATTGTCGTCTTCCTGGAATCTAAATGTTCCTTATGGTTATAAATAACAAATGGAAATCACctagatatatttatagattaaataTACTAGGTTGCAAACCTACTCCAGGTAATTAATACGGTAAGATATATTTTTACCTACTATCTATTTCACTACcgtatttacatttatttttccaCGAAGAGTgcgttaaataaaatttgtctaGCTTTTTGTCGTGAAGGAAGgatttttcaaaactatatgAACCACTGCAATAAGGTATGACGTCGatttcaattttgtaatattttatagtttttacatCAGGCAACACTTTCAATCGAATTTTGTTCTTCGAACTGCACAGAACTTTATTTGGAACATAGTAGGACTAGCTATTGACAAATACATGtgctttatttcaaattgtcaTGCCTACACATTATTTCGTCTTAGTCATTAAGAACCACGTGTTTCACTTTGTttaatcatttttgaaacagtcGTCATTGAAGGAGAACGAATAAAGTTAGTATTATAATTCTTGTTTTTGaacttaaatattttaagttttgttttttaatttaatattacttatcttcctattttatttttaattattcttatttttattattattataaaagattatcattttttttcattatattaattaattatgattatgttttgtttatatctgGTTTTATAATAGCaacaaattaaaagattaaaaccGATGTTATACCAATGTGCCTTATCTTAGATCATAGCCAAAATATTTGTTCttaattgtttaattataaaCTTCCTTTTCCGGGAAAGTTCATAACATGCATGTTACTATAATCAGCAGATGAAATAAtcacaattataattttttatcattaacagctgatgatattttttgttattaattttagatcataaatatgaaaatggAAAGTGAAACAGCGTCATTTCGTCTACCTTCTGATGCTTTTACCTTTGGCACGGACCTTTATAGTTTTGCTTTGGAATCTGTGGAGAAAGAATCCCTGCTACCTTTATTAAAAGATGAATTACGCTGTAAAATACAGACCAAACGACTTTCTCAAGGAATGGAAGAACTGAAAGTAGATTTCCAAATGAAACCACAAGCACCTGTAAGTAGAAAATAAACATCTACGATTTTGTGATCAACTTAATCAATCATGTTTTACATCGATGGTatcttacatgtatgtatacatgtacgGACAATTGtccaaaaacaatatatatataaaagcatATAGAATAATAAGACAAATTACTTTTAATGACTGTAATTAATGTACCTTTCATAagatttcatacattttaacaCTAATTGCGTCATTTCCTTTGTATATTCATAATTCTGTTCAAAGTTTGTTCTTGCTTTcacatacatacaaaataattatatataaacaaatgctaAAAACAGattcttttctttaatttgattAGAAATAATATATGTTAACAATTGTAATGTAATTGATATTACAGCTGACAGCTgaagaaatacaaaaacaagAGAACAGAAAACTTCTGAACAGGGAATCGGCAAAGAAATGTCGAAGGAAGAAAAAGACAGTTTATCAAAACGTACAACAGGTAATGAGTCtattcatatactagtattctGATAAACTTATAAGCATTAAAAAACATAGTATTTCCTTAAATATAactgaaatggaaaaaaaatgacgatCGGTAATAATGACATCACACCAAAAACATAGAATGATTGAACAATTATCAGCATTGACTCTTGAAATTATCGTTATAAATGGCGCGCAAAATAGTGCTGGAACTGACATAAGATACATGTTTGTGTACGTCATCATAACTTAATTActtgaaatacaaaacaaaaataaataaggctgaaatatttgtcgctgAGATAGTGCCTTTATTGATCcttttcttatttatatgaGGCATGTACTCACAGTAGGTGATTGGATGTCTACTCatttgtacaatttggaaattagtatggcgttcattatcactgaactagtatatatttgtttaggggcaagctgaaggacgcctccggatgcggaaattttgttacattgaagacctgttggtgaccttctgctgttgttttttctatgttcgggttgttgtctctttgatacattccccatttccattctcaattttatcatgataTAGCAATtctataaacaattaacaaaaaaaatgtttttaaaatatatttatctttttaggAATTGAAGTCATTGATAGATGAAAATAgacatttaaaagaacaaattcgTTGCATCGAAGCTGAAAAGGAATTTTTCTTGTCAAACATTCTAAGAGATCCAGTAATATCTGAAGTGTTATCAGACTTCTCAAAATCATTCGATAATAATTTGACTGATATCAAAAATGAgattatatatgtacaaaactGATAAAGTGTATATTCAAGAGTTGGACCCATAGTGCTTTCATGGAggaatattcatattttcaaacaaacaattCAGGGGAAAATCATGTAAATTGATTACTagttatttgtgttttgtattaatttattatatttgtgaaataatCAAATGATCTATGCAGctatttattgatatattttttttacagtgaaaatctatataaatcaaacattttcCAAAGTGTgcagatagttttttttaaccaCTCATTCCTAAATACAGCTACTATGATAAgagataaaaatcaaaactgacGAAAAGTTAATTAGTAAAAGCTAGTTACAAGATGGTGGGCACTTCAACTAAAATCTGTTCCTTAAAGAATGGATTGAGCACACTTTggatcatgttttttttcaatatatttttgtatgtttttacaTTAGTATGGTTGTTGTTGATAGagtaatttgtaaataattatgcattttgtCGTAACTTAAATTATATGGTTTTATGATATCTCCATAAAGGTTTGTTAAGATATACGATTCTTTTTGGGAGGTAACATAATATTGTTTGAATACTTTGAAAAttatacattaaaatgtaaTGCAATAGTCAGAATCTTAATCCATTATATATTACTTGTCTATCATTTACTTATGATAATGAGGACATCAATATATCcgttataaaatgtaaatatagtgTATCATGTCAACACCTATGACGTTATCAATAACTGATctattttaagcataaaaagtCCAATATCTAATTATAGGATTAGTCTATTGTATCATTTACAACATGCACCAAATGTGGCATTTCATGGTTTATTATATCTTCAATTCTATCAAACACTTTAACgctatttaaaaatgtatcacTAATTTTGAATGGTAGAATAAATTTTACATTCCAATCAATTACTCATTTATAATCAGTACTCAATAATGTAGTTACTCAGACAATGGTATTATTCATCATCATTAGGTAAGCCTAcgataataattatatatttcatacttttatcAGTAATGCAAAAGTTACTGACAGGTAAGCAAAGCTTTATTATAGATGTCCGAAATAATTTGTTAACGTTATAGATGTCCgaaatattatgtaaatgttaTAAGCAATGCTTTATTATATATGTccaaaataatttgtaaatgttataAGCAAAGCTTTATTATTGATATCCGAAACGATTTGTAAATGTTATAAGAAAGGCTTTATTATTGATGTCAgaaatcatttgtaaatg
The genomic region above belongs to Mytilus trossulus isolate FHL-02 chromosome 7, PNRI_Mtr1.1.1.hap1, whole genome shotgun sequence and contains:
- the LOC134725040 gene encoding uncharacterized protein LOC134725040 isoform X1; protein product: MNHCNKIINMKMESETASFRLPSDAFTFGTDLYSFALESVEKESLLPLLKDELRCKIQTKRLSQGMEELKVDFQMKPQAPLTAEEIQKQENRKLLNRESAKKCRRKKKTVYQNVQQELKSLIDENRHLKEQIRCIEAEKEFFLSNILRDPVISEVLSDFSKSFDNNLTDIKNEIIYVQN
- the LOC134725040 gene encoding centrosomal protein of 128 kDa-like isoform X2, which codes for MKMESETASFRLPSDAFTFGTDLYSFALESVEKESLLPLLKDELRCKIQTKRLSQGMEELKVDFQMKPQAPLTAEEIQKQENRKLLNRESAKKCRRKKKTVYQNVQQELKSLIDENRHLKEQIRCIEAEKEFFLSNILRDPVISEVLSDFSKSFDNNLTDIKNEIIYVQN